CGGCGGGGTCGATCCGCAGCTTGAACAGCCAGCCGGCGAACGCGTCCGCGTTCACCAGTTCGGGGTTCTCGATGATGGCGTCGTTGCGCTCGATGACCTCGCCGGCGATCGGCGTGGACACCTCGCCGACAGACTTCGTCGACTCGACCTCGCTGACCACCGCGCCGGGCTGCACGCTCGCGCCGACCTGGGGAAGGTCGACGAAGACCAGGTCACCGAGCTGGTCGGCCGCGTAGTCGGTAATGCCGACGGTGACGACATCGCCATCGATCTCGAGCCATTCGTGGTCGGCGGTGTACTTGAGTGCGTTCAGATCGGGCATGGCTCAGGCCTTTCGAGAGTAGAAGGGAACAGCGGTGACGGTTGCGGGGATGCGGCTGCCGCGCACATCGATGGCGAGGTGGGTGTCGGGGGCGGCGTGCTCGGGGTCGACGTAGGCCATGGCGATCGGATGTCCGAGCGTGGGCGAAAGCGCACCGGAGGTGATCTCGCCGACGACCTCGCCGGACTCGGTGACGATGGGGTAGCCGGCGCGACCGGCGCGACGGCCTTCGGCGACCAGGCCGACCAGCACGCGGGCACCCTCGGGCGGCCCGGCCTCGACGGCAGCGCGGCCGACGAAGTCGCCCTCCTTGTTGATGTGCACGACCCGGCCGAGTCCGGCCTGGACGGGCAGGATGTCACGGCCCAGCTCGTGCCCGTACAGCGGCATGCCCGCCTCGAGCCGCAGCGTGTCGCGCGCGGCGAGACCCGCAGGCACGAGCCCCGACCCCTGGCCGGTCTCGATGATCGCGGTCCACAGTGCGGCGGCGGCATCCGGAGCGATATACAGCTCGAAGCCGTCCTCGCCGGTGTAACCGGTGCGGGCGATGAGCAGTTCGTGGCCGTTCCAGCGGGCGGCGGCGCAGCGGTAGTACTTGAGTGAGGCGAGGTCGACCTCCTCGAGCTGCGGGGTGAGCTGGGTCAGGATCTCGCGCGTTTTGGGCCCCTGCACGGCGATGAGCGCCATGTCGTCGCTCTCGTCGTAGACCTCACAGTCGAAGTCCTTCGCCCGGTCGATGAGCTCCTCGGCGACGGCGTCGCGATTGCCGGCGTTTGCGACGACGAGGAAGCGGTCCGCCCCGGTGCGGTAGACGACGAGGTCGTCGAGGATGCCGCCGTCCTCGGTGAGCAGCAGGCTGTACTTCGCCTGGCCTTCCTCGATCGTCGATAGGCGGCCGGCGAGCGCATAGTCGAGGGCGGCGCCTGCCTCAGCGCCGAGCACGACGATCTCGCCCATGTGCGAGATGTCGAAGATGCCGGCGGCGGTGCGCACCGCGTGATGCTCGGCAAGGTCAGAGCTGTAGCGGACGGGCATCTGCCAGCCACCGAAGTCGGTGAAGGCTGCGCCGGCGGCCACATGGATGTCATGCAGCGGGCCATGACGGGCGGTGTCAGTCTCGGTCACGGAGTTCTCCAATGGATCGCGCAATTCGCGTGGGAACTCCCCCTCTGTCATGGGCCTGAGAGTTTCGTCGCGGGTGGCGACTTTCACCGTGGGCGAGCGTCACGAAACTCCCTGCGGATTTCGCTCGACTCTTTTCAGAGTGGCCAGAACGATGCGGTACGACTACCTGAGAGATTGGCGGGGAGGCTTGCTCCTTCGGTGTCCCGGCTGTGGGGACTCTCCCGCATCGCGTTGCGTGGCCCGATATGTGATTGTGGGCCCAGCATATCCCAACCGGAGGCACGTCCTCGGGACCCGGGCTACCGCGGCTACCGTGTCCGTATGGGAATCCTGGAGCTGCGGCGCGCGCGCGAAAGTGCCCGGTCGCCGAAGCGGCCGGGCACTGCGCTATCGAGTCAGCTCACTCCCTGACAAGGCCCTTGATATCGGCCGGCTTTTGAAGCATTCCGTCCTCGAACATCAGGTCACCGAGTTGTGTCAATCGTTCCACCGGGATCTCGGTATTGAACTGTTCGAGCACAATCTTCGCGAGAAGGGCGTCATCCAGTTTGACAACCTTCTTAGCCCCTTCGCGCACTGCGTCCGGATTCTCGTTTGCGAACGCCGTGGATTCTTTGAGTGCTTCGGCCATGTCCTTGACCAGTTCGGGGTCCGAGTCGGCCAGCTCACCTGAGGTGAAGAACAGTTGTGATGGGTGACCCGGCACCGAGTCGTCAGAGGGGTAGGTAACGACGTGCGCTCCCGCGCCCTCCAGAATCGTGCCAAAGGGCTCGGGCACCCATGCAGCGTCGACATTCCCTGCCTCGAGCGCAGCCTGCATGTCCGGGAAGGGCAGCTCCACGAACTGTACTGCGTCCGGATCCCCATTGTGAGCACGCACCGCTGCGCGGATAGTGAGGTCACCCATCCCGTTCAGGGTGTTGATGGCGACTCGCTTTCCCTCGAGATCTTCGGCTGATTTGATGGCTGGGTCCAAGGCCCGCACAACGTTGACATTGGACCCTTCCTCCAAGGCGGACGTCCAGCCGGCGACGGCTCGGATGTCGAGTCCCTGGTCACGTGCCTGCAGCAGCGTTACGGGCGTGGCGGTCGCAAACTGAATGTGTCCGGACATCACGCCAGGGACCAACGCGGCACCGCCGGTGCCCGTCTCGAACTTCAGTTCAATCCCACGCTTCTCAAAGAAGCCCTGCTCCACGCCGGCGTGGATTGCGCCCGCCGTGGCGATCGGCGCCATAGCAACGGTAACTGTGCGAACTTCTCCGACCTCACTCGCTGGCTGGTCGCCGGTCGTCGTGTCACCTCCAGCGCACGCACTGAGCGCGAGTGTGACGGTGGCGGCTAGGGCGAACATGCCCGATCTTTTACTCATGCGGGGCTCCTGTCGTGATCGCCGGCGGGTCCGGCTGGTGCAATGAATACGTGGTCTGCAAACGGGACGTGCTGTGCAACAAGGATCTGGCGGCCACCGTGGTGACGGGGCATCTGGCCTGCGACCAAGGACACCTTGGTGAGGACGCTACTGGAGCCATCGAGTATATTCAATAGCTTTATAAGCGGATTTCCGGATAACTTCCGCAAAGCATCGTGCCTCGAGATGCAGCTGAAACCGGCGCGACAACGCGCTCGCGGTGAGCGTGGAGGGGCTCACCGCTCGCACGAATAGTCCCGGGCATTCAGCGATCCGGAACTGGAACCCCTCTGTGACGAGGGTCCGGAATTCATAGGGCCTGTTTGGTGACGACCGCTTCGTGAGACGGATACTCACCTGCGGGCTCAGCATGTTCCCCGGCGGCCGCCGGACGGTGTCCTCGTTTGGCCTGCTGAATGAGCTCATGGATGTGTGTGCGCAGCTCGCCGAACCGCTGTTCTGAGCGAGTATGGATCTGGTCTCGCTGGTCCGGCAGGTCAATGACGACGTCCTCCATGATCACCGTCGGGGAACTGGATAGCACGAGGACCCGCTGCCCCAGGTACACCGCCTCGTCAATGTCGTGGGTGACGAACAAGACGGTGACGCCTAGTCGATGCCACAGGGCACGCACGAGGTCTTCGAGGTCGGCGCGAGTTTGAGCGTCCACGGCAGCGAAGGGCTCATCCATGATCAGCACCTGAGGCTCGTAGGCCACTGCCCGAGCAATGGCAACACGTTGCTGCATCCCTCCGGAGAGCTGCCATGGATGCGCCGAGTGCACATCGTCGAGGCCAACGGCTTCAAGAGCTTCTGTCACCAGGCGTCGGCGTTCGGTTTTCGGCACGCCCTTGTCCTTGAGCGGAAGCTCCACGTTCTGCCACACGGTCATCCACGGAAACAGGCTGCGACCGTATTCCTGGAACACCACCGCCATGCCCTGCGGAGATCCGACTACGCGCTTACCCTCGAGCAGCACCTCGCCGGATGTCACATCCATCAGGCCAGCGATGCACTTCAGCAGCGTCGTCTTGCCAGCCCCCGATGGCCCCACTATGCAGACCAACTCACCGGGATTGATAGCAAAGGTCAGGTCGCGGACGGCCTCGACCATGCGGTCCTTGGTCTCGTAGACCTTCTTGAGTGCTCGAACCTCAAGGATCGCTGATTGATTGTGGGTCGCAGTGACCATGAGTCAGCCCTTTCGCTGCAGACGGCGCATCCCGGTGTACCAAGTCAGCACCCGGGCCTCGACGAGACGGAAAACCAGCGCCAGCAACACACCACAGACGCCGAGCAGGATGATGCCGCTCCACATCTGAGGAATGGCGAAACCGCGCTGGAACTGAACAATGCTGAAGCCGATGCCATTGCTGGCCGCGAACATCTCACTGATCACCATCAGGATGATTCCGACAGACAGCGCCTGCCGGGCGCCAGCGACAATGCGCGGGCTCGCGCCCCGCAGAATCAGGTGCCGGACGCGTGTGGAGCTACGCAGGCGGTAAACCTGTGCAGTGTCCAAGAGGACATCGTCGAGGCCACGCACCCCCTCGATCGTGTTAAGCAGGATCGGCCAGACACATCCGGTGACAATGACGACCACCTTCATTTCGTCGCCAATCCCCGCAAACAGCATGATGACGGGAATGAGCGCGGGTGGCGGGAGCGCGCGGAAGAACTCGAGCACCGGTTCCAACACTCGCCTAATGGTGCGGAAGACGCCGATCACGACTCCGAGTACCACGCCCACCACCAGCGCCAACAGGTATCCCACGGCTAGCCGGCCGAGGCTGGGGAGTACATCAGCAAGGATTCGGCCCTCGAGCCAGGTCTCCGGGAACACCTCGACAATCGTGCGCAACGGCGGCCAGAAGAAGTTCTGACTGCCTGCGGACGCGAACCACCACAGTCCGACCAGGAGGACCGGCAGCCCCAGGAACGTGAGGGCTTTCCTGGCCCCTTCGAGTCGTCGTCGCTTCATCGGGCCGCCTCCGCACGAATCGAGGGATGCCACCGCAGTACGCGGAGTTCACATGCCCTTGCCCCGAGATTGACTACGACCCCGATCAGGCCAGTCACCATCACAAGCGCGTACATGATCGACACCGCGCCGGAACTCTGGGCAACGGCAATCGAACGTCCAAGCCCGGGAGAGCCAATGATGAGTTCGCCCGTGACCTCGAGGATCAGGGCCACCGATGCCGCCAATCGGAGGCCGGTCATCACATATGGCAGAGCTGTTGGCCACGTCACGGTGCGAACCTGAGTCCACCGGGACAAGCGGTAGGAGCGCGCAGTCTCCCGCGCTACGGGATCCACATCTTGCGCCCCGTAGAGAACTTGCACGAGCATCTGCCAGAAGCTGGCATACACGACCAGCAACAGTGTGGAACGCATGTCCGGTCCGAACAGCAAGACTGCAAGCGGAATGAGCGCCACCGACGGTATCGGTCGAAGGAACTCGATGGTTGTGGCGGTGGCGGCGCGCATGACCTGATTGCTGCCGATCAGGATGCCAAGAACGACACCTAACACAACGGCGATGGCGAGTCCTGTTGCCCAGCCGCGCATCGTGTCCCCGAGTGCCAGCCAGAACTCTATGCTTCCGGCTTGACCGACCAACGCCGCGAGTATCTCGCTGAACGGCGGCAGGAATCGCGGGTCAACCAGTCCGACCCTGGGCAGGATCTCGATGAGAGCAACTAACCCGAGCAGCCCAGCCAATCCCGGCCCCAAACGCCGCACTGGATTACGCCAGACCCGTGAGGGCACCCCCAATGTTGCGTTGGCCATGCATCCTCCGTCATTGGTTTAGAAGCACACCGACTGGACTCGGTGGGGGCCGCAAGCGGCAACTGAGGCCTTCACGCCTCAGACGGACGCTACTGGAATATACGACTCTATTCAATAGTGTTAATAAATTGGTTCCCAGTCGGTCAGGTTCGACGCGCCGCCACGACTCCGTGGACAACGGCGGGAGGCTCGTCTTTGGGGCCAGCCGGACTAGTCCCCGGCTGTCCGTTCTGCGAGCGCGCGCCACGCGTCGAGCGAGTCGTCTTCGATCGCGCGTCGAGCCTCATCAACCTCGTCAGGAGTGACCAGTCCTTCGGCGACGGCCGACTCGATGTCGGCTGTCGAAAGCAGCACAGCGGCCAGCAGCACCCTCGGCGCTCACCGTGTCGCTCACCCGCTCGGCGAGCTGGGCCGTGGCATCCGCCCGCCGCTGTTCCGGTTGCACGGGGGCGCACGCGGTCAGGCTGATCGAAGCAGCAAGCAGCACAGCAATCAGTGCGGCACCGTGCCGCGGCGAACTCATCGGTCGGACTTGCCGTTCCCGTGACCGTTGCCACCCTTATTGCCGTTATTGCCGTTGCCGTTGCCATTGCCGTTGCCGCGGTGGTCCGTCTTCTGGGCCTTGTTGCCCCGCTGGTCGGTCTCCGGGGCGTTCTGCCCCGTGCTCTCGGCTGCGGGAGCTTCCTCGACGGGCGCCGAAGTCTCATCGGGTTGCTCCTCCTCGACGGGCATTCCGGTCTTCTTCTCGAGCTGCGTGCGGGCGCGTTCGAGTTGCGCTGCGGCGTGTGCACCCTGTCGCTCGAGCTTGGCAAGAGCGGCCTCCTGCTCCTCCGCCGGCAGCGCGGAGACATCCCCCAGCTTGGCGGCGTGGCGAGCCTGCCAGGCCTGCACGTGGTTCACCCGCATGTCATAGCGGAACTGGTGCGCGCACAGATCAGCGCCGCCCTCCGCCGCTTCACGGCATTCGGCGAACTCAGCATGGATCGCATCGAAGGTCTCATGCCACTGCGCCGAGACTTCGTCCCAGCCGCGTGTCTGCTCTTCTAGCTCGTTGTCGAGTGCCTCGTCGATCTCAGCGTCGAGCTCCGACTCGGGATCGCCGACTGCGTCCTCGGCGAGCTGCTCCACCTGGGGTGCGATGATCCCGGCAGCGAGCGCCTCGGCGATGGCTGCGTCCAGGGCGGCCGCGAGCTCGGCATCCGGGGTGGTGACATCGAGCTTTTCCAGCGTGGATGCCGTGATCCACGACGCCACTTCCTGGTCAGTGGCCGCGGCGGCGGGCGCTGCGACCAGCCCGGCTGAGGCGATGACCGCCAGCGCAATCGTCGCCGATCGTAAGGTTCCCCAAGTCTTCACGTTTCCCCCAAACATGACGTATGCCGACAAGGTAACAGCTGCAGAGCCCGCCCCGCATCGGGGCCGGACAAACAGTTCGGGAACAGTGGCCGAGAACGCCGTGCAGTGATCGGTGATTTAGCATCGGCACATGCAGTCGGGCACAACGCGAGTCGAGGGCACGCTCGCGTCGTGGAACGAAGACCGCGGGTTCGGCTTCATCACGCCTGCTGACGGCGGGCCCCGCCTGTTCGTGCACGCCACCGGCTTCGAGAGCCGCGCGCAACGCCCGGAGCCCGGCGAACTGCTGCAGTTCGCGATCGAGCGCGACCAGGACGGCAAACCGCGGGCAATCCGCGTGCGGCGGCCGACGGTCGCACGGCCGAGCCCGAGCCGCCGCCCGGAATCCGCCGAGTACCGCGGACGCCGAGGCAAGCTCAATCTGGTTGCGCTGATGAGTGTCATCGCGTTTCTCGTGCTCTACGCCACAGTGCACCTTCTCTGGCCGGTGCCCTGGTGGGTCGCCGCGGTGTACGTCGGGACCAGCCTGCTGAGCGTCGCGATCTACGGCCTCGACAAGTCGGCCGCGACTGCTGGACGGTGGCGCATCTCCGAGAGCACCCTGCTGTCAATCGGTGTCATCGGCGGCTGGCCCGGCGCCGTCCTGGCGCAACAGTTCTTGCGGCACAAGACCAAGAAGGCATCGTTCCGGCGGGCGTTCTGGGCGACGGTGATCCTGAATGTGGTCGCGTTCGCATTCGCGACAACGCCGCTGCGCGAGCTGATCGTCGCGCGAGTGGTGGGCAGTTAATTACTGGTCGTCGTCCCGATGGTTGCGGAAGTAGCGCACGGCCTGCCAGATCAGCACCACGAAGCCGGTGATCGCGGCGATCCCGAACAATACGGCCACCCAGGCGGGGGTTCCCGCAGGCGCGGGAATCGGGAACAGCGGCAGGCTCATGGTTTCACCGTAGCAACCCGGGTCGCAGTACACTCGGCGGCATCCGCGAGAAGGGCGATCCCATGGCAACGGTGCCAACAACGATCGACGAGTACATCGCTTCGTTTCCCGATGACGCACGGCGCGCGCTCGAGCAGGTGCGCTCCGCTGTTCACCGGGTGGTGCCGGATGCCACGGAGACGATCAAGTACGGTATGCCGACGTTCACGGGCGAGGGCCACCACAACGTGTACTTCGCCGGTTGGAAGACCCATGTCGCCTTGTACGCGGTGCCCCCGTTGCCCGCCGAGCTTGAGACTCGGGTCGCGCCGCTACGGTCGGACAAGGACACCGTGAAGTTCCCGCTCAGTGAGCCGATGCCGGTGGAACTCGTCCAGGAAGTTGTCGCCGAACTAGTGAGACGTCACGACTGATACGGCGTCGCGAGAGCCCTGCGGTACTCATCTGGATCCGCCCTCGTGCTCGGCGAAACTGCTAAATGGCGTCGGGTGATCCGCTTCGCGAAGTACCCGGCGTAGGGCAGGACGACAATGCACTGCAGGCCGGTCTGCCATGCCTCGATGAGCGCGGGAAGGCTGACGCGCTCGGGCGTCTCCTCGAGGGGCTGACCGAGAGGCGGCTCGAGCCCGCGGCTCCAGTCCGTGAACGACTCCTGGTCGATGCCGTCCATGCCGTACTCAACCTCCCAGCGCGGCGGCAGAGCGGGGTGCAGCGGCTGACCAGGCACCCAGATTGCGCGCATGTCCTCCGGGGTTGGGCGAGCGCTCGGGTCGTGCACGCCATACCAATCCCAGGCACGCGCCCATTCGCGCTGCCAACGCCGCTTCCACTCGTCGCGGCTCACGGTGTCGGGCATCACCGACCCACCCACGTCCGGCACGGGATCGAGTTCCGGGACAGCCGTCTCGCGGCCGACATCCCATGCCTGCCGGATGAACAGCAGCAGCTCCAGATGATGCGGATTATCGACCGAGATGACCATGTCCCGCGGCCACGGATTCCCAGGGATCGGTTCGGTCGATCTCATGACGATCCCTCCGGCGGATGGACGAGCAAGTCCACCCGTTCGGCGAGATATTTCTCGAAGGGGATTGCCGCGTCATCCGGAGCCGTCGCGCTCCACCGCACGAACGCGTCGTCGCCGCGCAGGAACAGCGGACCGGTCGAGGAGCGCAGGATCTCGGCATCCAGCAGGATCTCGTGAGCATCGAAATTAACCGTTTCCCCGTGTTCGAATGGTCCGCGAAACGCGGCCGCGCGATGATCGCGGCGGTGCTCGGCGGAGACCGACTGGTAGCCCGGATATCCCGGTGGCACCGCCCGGGTGGTCGCGCCGACCGCATACAGGGCACCCGCCCGATCCAGCAGGAACACGCCAAGCCGCCACGCCCGTCCGAGCGAGCGCATCGCCGCCTGGCGGTTGATCATCAACACCCGGCGCGGCGGAACGAACTCGGCGAGCGCCTCGTCTCGCGCGCCGCCCTGCTCGAGTGCGGCGACAGCCCCGGCCAGCTCGCGCCGCAGCCGCTCGATCACCGGGTCATCCTGTGCATCGCTCACCTGGCTACCTCACCACGCCGGACTTCCGCGAGGCAAGGATCAGCCCCGCGACCAGGCGAGCAGCTGCTCCAACGGCCAGGTCGTCACGATCCGCTCGGCGGGCACCCCATTGGCGGCCGCCCGTTCGGCGCCACCTGCGGCGAACGCGAGGTGGCCGGGCGCATGCGCGTCAGTGTCGATGCTGAACAGGCAACCGGCCTCGAGCGCGAGCTGGATGAGCTCGTCGGGCGGATCCTGCCGTTCCGGCCGGGAGTTGATCTCGACCGCGACGTTGTTCTCGGCGCAGGCCGCGAACACGGTCTCGGCATCGAACTCGGACGGCGGGCGGGTGCCCCGCGAGCCGGTGATCAGACGGCCGGTGCAGTGGCCGAGCACGTTGGTGTGCGGGTGCCGGATGCCTCGAAGCATCCGTTCGGTCATGGTGGCCCGATCCGCGCGCAGCTTCGAATGGACGCTGGCGACCACCACATCAAGCCGGCCGAGCATGTCCGAGGTTTGGTCCAGCTCCCCCGTTTCGAGGATGTCGACCTCGATGCCAGTCAGCAGTGTGAAGTCATCGATGTTGGCGTTGATGCCGGCGACCACGTCGAGCTGTTCGATGAGCCGCTCGGAACTGAGCCCGTTCGCGATGGTCAGGTTCGGGGAGTGGTCGGTGAGCGCGAGGTAACTCCTGCCGAGGGTGCGGGCGGCCTGCACCATCAGTTCGATCGGCGTCGTCCCGTCGGACCATTCGCTGTGGGAGTGCAGGTCGCCGCGCAGCGCCTTGTAGAGTTCCGCGGCCGGGCCAGTCAGCGTCTGCGCGTTGCGACTGCGAAGGTTCTCCAGATACTCCGGCACGTCGCCGGCGAGGGCCTGGCCGATCACCTCGTAACTGCGCGAGCCGATGCCTTTCATGCTCTTCAGTCGCCCGTCGGCGGCGCGGCTGGCGAGTTCGTCGGGGTCCAGCGTTGCGGCTGCCGCGGCTGCCTTGCGGAAGGCCTGCACCTTGAAGGATGGCGCCAGTTCGCGTTCCAGCCAGAATGCGATCTCGTTCAACGCGTCGACGGGGTCCATTCCCCTATCTTCCAGCCGCGGCATCCCTCAGCCCAGACGTTGATCGGCTGAAGACCCCTTGGCGAGCGGCAGCTGCTGAAGCATCGGCCATCGCGAACGCGGCGGCGCCAACCGGGCCGCGAGGACTCTAGCTGGTGGCACCCGACCGCGCGTGATACCTCTCGACTCGCTCCTTGATCCCGAGCAGCATCTTGCGTTCCATCAGGTACTGGCCGGGCTCAAGCAACGCTCGCACCGCGGCACCGATGGCCGGGGAGTCGTAGGCGACCCGGGTGCGGGTGATCAACCGTGTTGAGGTATCGCCCACCGGCTTCAGCACGAAGGTCCACGACACCTCGACGGTGCGTTCCGGCCTGGGAGCCGCCGCGGCGACGAACTTTCCGGTGGATGCGTCGACCGTGCCCCCAAGCGAGAGCACCGACTCACGCTCCAGCATCCGCACCGGAATGCCATCGTTGTTCTCACCCCACGGGATCACGTCACCGACCTGCAGGTTCTGAAACTCCGGCAGGATCCTGCGGGACCGCTCGGGGTCCGCGCCGACGGCTTTCTCGCTTTGGTCATAGGAATAGAATCCCGCTCGGCCATACCCGATCTGCACCAGCCACGGCCATACCTCGGCTGGCGTCGCGCGGATGGTGACCGCCCGCGTCGTCTGCATCTTGGGTTGACTCACCAACGCGTCGCCCGGCAGAACGGCCGAGACCTCGGCGTCGTCACTCCCCCAGCGCAATTGCTTCGGTCGGACGTACTTCGCATATCCGACAGCCGCGATGATCGGAATCGCCACCACCGCGATCGCCTTCGCTACCGTGCTTCCACTCATAACAGACCTCACTTCGCCGTTTGCGCACACCCTACGCCGCACCGGAAGGCCACGACCAGCCATGCCGTCGACCTCGGATCAGTTCGAGCTGTCGAGAACCGCCCGGATAATGACCAGCCTGACACCGTCATCGTCGGTTGCGAAGTACACGGTCGCGCGCCCGGATCGCTGTGCGAAAGTCCAGACATCCTCGACCGACGCGATCGCGCGTTCAATCTGCCGCTGGAGCATCGGGACGGATGAGACTGCCTCCCCGGTCGCCCTGACGTAGCCGTCACCGAGGGCGAAAGCGTCGATGTCGCTGACCTCGAGAACGGCGGTCACCGTGACCGATTTGAGCGAGCGCAACGAGCCCGACTGGACCACCGTGACGCCGTCCAGAATGGTCACGTTGGCAGCTTCCTCGATGCGCGTGACACTCAGTGACGTGCAATGGTCCGGACTGAGCACGAAACAGTTGCCACGTTCCAGCACCGGGGCGATGACGGACTGATAGCCGAAGGAGCCCAGCGCGGCGAGCGTCACAGCGATCACGATGACGGTGGTTGCCGCGGTTCGGAGCGATCGGCGTGGCTCAGGCTCATCCGAGCCGTCATCATCGACGTCGAAGATCTCGATGCCGTCGGACTGTCCTCCTTGCACGATCTCGCCCCCTCACGTCGGTGCGGCAGACAGTAGCAACCTGCCGGGGGCGGCGATAGACCCGGTTTTCCGCACGTCGCATCGGATGCGGAACTGTGACTATTGCCCGCTCACGGACTATTGCGCGCTCCCGCACGGTGGCACGATGGCCGGTAGACGGAGGCGCACGCACGATGATCGAAGTAAAGCCG
The Diaminobutyricimonas sp. LJ205 genome window above contains:
- the gcvH gene encoding glycine cleavage system protein GcvH, which encodes MPDLNALKYTADHEWLEIDGDVVTVGITDYAADQLGDLVFVDLPQVGASVQPGAVVSEVESTKSVGEVSTPIAGEVIERNDAIIENPELVNADAFAGWLFKLRIDPAALDATSLLSRDEYTEQIGQ
- the gcvT gene encoding glycine cleavage system aminomethyltransferase GcvT; its protein translation is MTETDTARHGPLHDIHVAAGAAFTDFGGWQMPVRYSSDLAEHHAVRTAAGIFDISHMGEIVVLGAEAGAALDYALAGRLSTIEEGQAKYSLLLTEDGGILDDLVVYRTGADRFLVVANAGNRDAVAEELIDRAKDFDCEVYDESDDMALIAVQGPKTREILTQLTPQLEEVDLASLKYYRCAAARWNGHELLIARTGYTGEDGFELYIAPDAAAALWTAIIETGQGSGLVPAGLAARDTLRLEAGMPLYGHELGRDILPVQAGLGRVVHINKEGDFVGRAAVEAGPPEGARVLVGLVAEGRRAGRAGYPIVTESGEVVGEITSGALSPTLGHPIAMAYVDPEHAAPDTHLAIDVRGSRIPATVTAVPFYSRKA
- a CDS encoding ABC transporter substrate-binding protein; translated protein: MSKRSGMFALAATVTLALSACAGGDTTTGDQPASEVGEVRTVTVAMAPIATAGAIHAGVEQGFFEKRGIELKFETGTGGAALVPGVMSGHIQFATATPVTLLQARDQGLDIRAVAGWTSALEEGSNVNVVRALDPAIKSAEDLEGKRVAINTLNGMGDLTIRAAVRAHNGDPDAVQFVELPFPDMQAALEAGNVDAAWVPEPFGTILEGAGAHVVTYPSDDSVPGHPSQLFFTSGELADSDPELVKDMAEALKESTAFANENPDAVREGAKKVVKLDDALLAKIVLEQFNTEIPVERLTQLGDLMFEDGMLQKPADIKGLVRE
- a CDS encoding ABC transporter ATP-binding protein; amino-acid sequence: MVTATHNQSAILEVRALKKVYETKDRMVEAVRDLTFAINPGELVCIVGPSGAGKTTLLKCIAGLMDVTSGEVLLEGKRVVGSPQGMAVVFQEYGRSLFPWMTVWQNVELPLKDKGVPKTERRRLVTEALEAVGLDDVHSAHPWQLSGGMQQRVAIARAVAYEPQVLIMDEPFAAVDAQTRADLEDLVRALWHRLGVTVLFVTHDIDEAVYLGQRVLVLSSSPTVIMEDVVIDLPDQRDQIHTRSEQRFGELRTHIHELIQQAKRGHRPAAAGEHAEPAGEYPSHEAVVTKQAL
- a CDS encoding ABC transporter permease yields the protein MKRRRLEGARKALTFLGLPVLLVGLWWFASAGSQNFFWPPLRTIVEVFPETWLEGRILADVLPSLGRLAVGYLLALVVGVVLGVVIGVFRTIRRVLEPVLEFFRALPPPALIPVIMLFAGIGDEMKVVVIVTGCVWPILLNTIEGVRGLDDVLLDTAQVYRLRSSTRVRHLILRGASPRIVAGARQALSVGIILMVISEMFAASNGIGFSIVQFQRGFAIPQMWSGIILLGVCGVLLALVFRLVEARVLTWYTGMRRLQRKG
- a CDS encoding ABC transporter permease, coding for MANATLGVPSRVWRNPVRRLGPGLAGLLGLVALIEILPRVGLVDPRFLPPFSEILAALVGQAGSIEFWLALGDTMRGWATGLAIAVVLGVVLGILIGSNQVMRAATATTIEFLRPIPSVALIPLAVLLFGPDMRSTLLLVVYASFWQMLVQVLYGAQDVDPVARETARSYRLSRWTQVRTVTWPTALPYVMTGLRLAASVALILEVTGELIIGSPGLGRSIAVAQSSGAVSIMYALVMVTGLIGVVVNLGARACELRVLRWHPSIRAEAAR
- a CDS encoding cold shock and DUF1294 domain-containing protein, translated to MQSGTTRVEGTLASWNEDRGFGFITPADGGPRLFVHATGFESRAQRPEPGELLQFAIERDQDGKPRAIRVRRPTVARPSPSRRPESAEYRGRRGKLNLVALMSVIAFLVLYATVHLLWPVPWWVAAVYVGTSLLSVAIYGLDKSAATAGRWRISESTLLSIGVIGGWPGAVLAQQFLRHKTKKASFRRAFWATVILNVVAFAFATTPLRELIVARVVGS
- a CDS encoding iron chaperone; translation: MATVPTTIDEYIASFPDDARRALEQVRSAVHRVVPDATETIKYGMPTFTGEGHHNVYFAGWKTHVALYAVPPLPAELETRVAPLRSDKDTVKFPLSEPMPVELVQEVVAELVRRHD
- a CDS encoding PHP domain-containing protein gives rise to the protein MDPVDALNEIAFWLERELAPSFKVQAFRKAAAAAATLDPDELASRAADGRLKSMKGIGSRSYEVIGQALAGDVPEYLENLRSRNAQTLTGPAAELYKALRGDLHSHSEWSDGTTPIELMVQAARTLGRSYLALTDHSPNLTIANGLSSERLIEQLDVVAGINANIDDFTLLTGIEVDILETGELDQTSDMLGRLDVVVASVHSKLRADRATMTERMLRGIRHPHTNVLGHCTGRLITGSRGTRPPSEFDAETVFAACAENNVAVEINSRPERQDPPDELIQLALEAGCLFSIDTDAHAPGHLAFAAGGAERAAANGVPAERIVTTWPLEQLLAWSRG